From a single Couchioplanes caeruleus genomic region:
- a CDS encoding acyltransferase family protein — MTATVPAHAPAPAAAPPRPGTTHRALNALRSAAAVLVVVYHLRTLLFVDAADAGDGLATRVLYVLTGLGPAAVLVFFVLSGYWVGGSVLSAFRQDRFRWAGYATARLSRLWIVLVPAVALTAVLDTVGLAVLGHTSIYLGDPAYHHTVPAEDLAGRLGPLAALGNVSFLQTIAVPTYGTNASLWSLAYEAAFYAIFPLALYAWKGRGGVPARILNAVLLLVVCALVGPPVLMYLPVWLMGAAVALFRRPIAARLSALSPVVLASARAAATAALAGALWATQASYSGRNVLLLAGTTTALLILLVEDVRWTGLPGRALDAASRYADSSYSLYAVHLPIAALIAALLTPQAAHRWAPAPAHWLALAALSAVLVAAGWLFARVTERHTSRLRALLDGLLRSSTGRHARP; from the coding sequence ATGACCGCCACCGTCCCCGCCCACGCCCCCGCCCCGGCCGCCGCACCGCCCCGGCCCGGCACCACCCACCGGGCGCTCAACGCGCTGCGGTCGGCAGCGGCCGTGCTCGTGGTGGTCTACCACCTGCGTACGCTGCTCTTCGTCGACGCGGCGGACGCGGGCGACGGCCTCGCGACCCGGGTCCTGTACGTGCTGACCGGCCTCGGCCCGGCGGCCGTGCTGGTGTTCTTCGTGCTCAGCGGCTACTGGGTGGGCGGCAGCGTGTTGTCCGCGTTCCGGCAGGACCGGTTCCGCTGGGCGGGCTACGCCACGGCACGCCTGAGCCGGTTGTGGATCGTGCTCGTGCCGGCCGTGGCGCTCACCGCCGTGCTGGACACCGTCGGGCTCGCGGTGCTCGGTCACACCTCGATCTACCTGGGCGATCCGGCGTACCACCACACCGTGCCCGCCGAGGACCTCGCCGGGCGGCTCGGCCCGCTGGCCGCCCTCGGCAACGTCAGCTTCCTGCAGACGATCGCCGTGCCGACGTACGGGACGAACGCCTCGCTGTGGTCGCTGGCGTACGAGGCCGCCTTCTACGCGATCTTCCCGCTGGCCCTGTACGCGTGGAAGGGCCGCGGCGGCGTACCGGCCCGGATCCTCAACGCCGTGCTGCTGCTCGTGGTGTGCGCCCTGGTGGGCCCGCCCGTGCTGATGTACCTGCCGGTGTGGCTGATGGGCGCCGCGGTCGCGCTGTTCCGCCGTCCCATCGCCGCCCGCCTGTCCGCCTTGAGCCCGGTCGTGCTGGCGTCGGCCCGCGCGGCAGCCACGGCGGCACTGGCCGGCGCGCTGTGGGCGACCCAGGCGAGCTACTCCGGGCGCAACGTGCTGCTGCTCGCCGGAACCACCACGGCTCTGCTCATCCTGCTGGTGGAGGACGTGCGCTGGACCGGCCTGCCGGGACGCGCCCTCGACGCCGCATCCCGGTACGCGGACTCCTCGTACTCCCTCTACGCCGTGCACCTGCCGATCGCCGCGCTGATCGCCGCTCTGCTGACCCCGCAGGCCGCGCACCGATGGGCGCCCGCACCCGCGCACTGGCTGGCCCTGGCGGCGCTCAGCGCGGTGCTGGTGGCGGCGGGCTGGCTGTTCGCCCGGGTCACCGAGCGGCACACGAGCCGCCTGCGCGCCCTGCTCGACGGCCTGCTGCGGTCGTCCACCGGCCGCCACGCCCGTCCCTGA